The sequence GAAATTGCGGAGAAAAACCAAAAGAACCTTGATCGTCTGACCAGCATCTATGAGACGATCAGAAAAGGCAACATCGTCTTTGGGCGTATGGAGCGTATCAAAGGAAAGAAAGGTGTAAAACATGTCTGATTACGATCGTAGAGCGCATTTAAAGCAGGTTCATGAGGCTCGCAAAGCTAAGACCATACAAAGAGTGGATGAGTCGATTAGACGGCTTGTAAAAGCCAAAGAGGGCATCAATTTTAATAGTGTTGCAACTGATGCTGGCGTAAGTAAAGCAACGCTCTATAACAATCCTGAGATACGAGGGCGCATTGAATCGCTTCGTCAGCAGCAAGCTCAAGTGCCGACACCAAAACAAATCAAGCGAGAGATGGATGAGAACAACAAGGACGCCATCATTGATGCGTTAAAACGAAAGATGAAGAAGCTCGAAGATGAAAATAAAAAGTTGCGAGAACAACTTAAGTTTTCCTATGCGGAGGTCTATCAAAAGATTTGAGGGAATTTCTATTACCTTATTAAGCTAACTGGCAGGATACCCTGGAAAAAACAGTCTCACT is a genomic window of Paenibacillus durus ATCC 35681 containing:
- a CDS encoding DUF6262 family protein, producing the protein MSDYDRRAHLKQVHEARKAKTIQRVDESIRRLVKAKEGINFNSVATDAGVSKATLYNNPEIRGRIESLRQQQAQVPTPKQIKREMDENNKDAIIDALKRKMKKLEDENKKLREQLKFSYAEVYQKI